GCAGGATTGAGACATGTCACTCCTTTCTTCATTGTGGCACTGTAAGAAATAAATGTGCAATTCTTTAAAATCAGTAGAATGAGTCTTTACTATTGCATAAAATTATACACGAGTCACATTTTGAATTCATCATTTAACTGTATCGTTTGCCCAAAAATAGACATTCAGTCACCGTTTAGTTGCTAATttttatgacttactttcttttgaGGAACATTTAAGTTACTTAAATGAATTAGCCCAACTTTTCCAAACAATAAAACTCAATGGTGATAATGACTGCCAAGCAAAATGTTCAAAGCGagacttttatttaattaatttatttttgcttttattttttaaggaacaACTCTGGCATTTTGCTAAACATCACTGTTGGAAATAAAATTCACACAGGCTGGAGGTGAGTAAATCACAAGGTGAGCCATCCATGAAGCATCAAATATTTGCACCCTCTCATGATCTTTAAGATCTTTGTCTGAATcttaatcaatatttatttaatttggagAAAAAGTATTCAAATTTTGTTAAAAAGTATACCAAGATGCACCATGAGACACGTTGTAATACTTTTGTCTGTCATTTCTAATACTTACacatatttagttttagttaactatgaaAAACCCATGGATTTCTAACTTTTTTGAAGAAGCAATACTAAACAATGTTTTGATTGGTAGAGCATATTATGTGTCTGTATTCGAAGTGCTGCTTTGGTAAGATTCACACTCACATGATCTCCTCATTTTTGCAATGTGGTCCAGCATCATTCACCCTCAGTGACTGTATTAGTTTGAATGGGATTGGGTCTGAATGTGTTTTAATACACTCACAGCGTAGCTGGATTGGTTTAGCTCCTGCAGTAAAACAGACAGACTTGCTGTGAGATTAGCTCAAATAAATCAAAAATCAGAAAGCATGATGAATGTAAGTTAGTCTGCTTACCCTCCGTTGTAGACAGCAGTGCAGCTGTGCAGATCAGAAGCATGAAGGCAGATGCACTGAACTTCATCATTCTGAGTCAGTATTGTGTGCAGAGTAATGTCAGTGAAGATATCAAGAGACTCTGCTGTAGTCACTCAGTTGTGTGTCTAACAGCGGCCGGCACGCTCACTTTTAAAGACTGACACTCCCCCGCAAGAGTTTGTTGCGCAATTACAATTTCTCACTATTCTTCTCTTCCAAGGAACTCACTCTCTTTAAATGGCTATTTTTCTATTGAAATTTCACTTGATAAAAGGAATTTAGAAACAGTACAAGTACTGCTGCCAAATGTCaatggagataaaaaaaaaaaaatcctagagGATTTTGAGGATATAAAGGATTTCTTTACCCAATAAAGGTTATTGTACAAGACGTGAACATTTCTAAAGCTTGTAAATTATCAGCACAATCAAATGTGGCACAAGTTACTACAttattaacaatataaaagttatatagAAAGGAATGTTTTATGAAGAAGACTTGATCATACCTATTTTTTTATGATCCTTCATAATTTGCATAACTGCATTATCATGTCAGGATTTTTAGGGTTAATATAAATATCATTACTACAGCGCAAGCAGTCTTCCGTGTTCCTGAAGGATATATTTACAACTATGCATTTGCTAATGCATAAAACTTgaactgtaaaatataaaatatatatcattCTGACTGATGTAATTTCATTCTGCTCTAAAATGATGAAGAAAGGCACCGGAGCTGAGCAAATACTAGAAACCCAAATACACATGCTTTCAATTTAACCCAGGAGAAATGTGTTTAGTATattcaaattacattttcagGTTATTGTATTTTTGCAGCAGTTAAGAAAATGTCAGTTAAGCAGGAGTTTTATTGCATGTGTCATCTCGCAGTTCCTTTTAAGAGAACCGTTGCAGCATAACAGAAGTAGTGAAATCTCTGCTGACTCACTGAAATAGTACCAGTattgcaaaaaagaaaatgtcaaagGGCCATGCCATTAACTTTGCTGTGTCGTTTAGTATATATATCAGATATAAGAAAGCATGAAATCTGTTACCAAAGACAACAGATGACATTCTCAAGCTCCTCTGAATTTTGAGCATGCTGTGAAACCAGGATGAAACTGTGGGAAGTTGGATCCTGGTTCAATTCCAAACAAAGCGTTTGTGCTGCCAAAAACTCTTATTCACTGTTAAAtatgacttttccctcaataaatgttaattaatagttagtaaggtagattTTATgcttaggtattgggtaggattagggatgtacaaTAAACTCATCTAGAATAAGGAATTAATATTTGCTTAAGTACTACTAATAAATGGcgaatattctagtaatatgcatgttaataagcaactagttaagagaccctaaaataaaatgttaacattaaaaGTTCTTTCCCAAGAAACACACAATACTGGAGCTGAAAGTAATTCCAGAAATGGTGAGGATCAGTCTGGGAAGGGTTCCAAAGTCAAGTGCTCTTGGTCTCCAAGGAACCAGAGTCAGAGACATTGTCCAAATCCAGCAGATTAGCGAACTTTCCCAGAGGTAGACGACCTTACAAAATTCCTCCAATGGTACAGCGCTGACTCATGCCACAAATGCCCCACGGTCAGCATAAAAGGAATCACAGACCTCTTTTGCATCAGTGAAAGTCTGATGCAAAATATTCGCAAGCATGTCACTGACATGTCACTGACATGTGACAGGTATATTTTTAATCTATAAATGTTAgaaagtaggggtgtaacggttcacggttaggttcgatacaatacactggtgtcatggtttggttcggtacggttcggtacgttttagatacagcaaaaagaaaaaattagcagataaatttccttgatttttataaaaatgttttatttattaaaactaacaaattatgtttttttttttttacattgaacaatgatggagctattctttacccatcttctatggtgttttcttaacagcatactgtataaaacaaaaacagctccttataaaaaaaaaaatgaaaatgttatattagttatgaacaaatacaaagatgtaactttttatatggaactctataactctttatattgagtgtgtttttactcaattggttctctatagggcttatgttttttggaacaaagcaggaattacggtctgtctgaaatgagctcgtgaaggaatattgtaacgggcctcaattacattaagcatgttcttaaaacctacgttttccactacagcacagttactTATTGCACGGCtcgcgagccgcatgcggctcgtcaagttataactggcggctcgcatagtagcttacagtatcacactgccacttgccttcagagcatgtgaggcgggagcgagcggggagcgcgagcgggcggatcttggacagagcgcagagcggcaatttcaaaaggacggtggacggagcatcgcatttcccgctccaatttcgctctgctcacaccacgagtctgaagcatgctcattcaagcctgaccctgaatccattagtcttgcacagtcatcaacagtagactattttcaagcaaaactcggctcaataatggagttcaaaaagttaaatgagaattcatacaggtgtagcctataaaggcgcatcagtcaaaaaatgtgcaatgaagaagaaaaaacatataggcctagcctcgcactggactataagtcacatttatttagaattgtaaaaaaaaaaaaaaaaaaaaaaatgtgagcgCTCTGAaagcggcactaagactgctttaaaactttcactgagacctcaaacagaaagcacaaagcctgtctttaaatttgatttcgttttgtattaattgtatcttaatcttaaatcaaccaattgtctggatttaataagaagtcaatagaaaatagataggcctaaccacgatacgaaggagccggtgtgaacctggactttgtctcatgaatgaaccgaaactcagcgtatagcctacttgcctcacagacccgacaaataggctatatataaagcttgaaatgtctacttttaaacaaaacaattcaaaacgaaagaaaacagactgctctccctcccgtatgaaatgtgcatttctctcaggcgcgttcactactgcgaagatcacgagtcagcatctttctagccgacagacaaaaaaattaaatgtcttctgctatattttacatattcataatcattaattttgcagGTTCGTTGTGACAGATTTTAGGTGCCCTTatatgttacatgaatgcatcagcactgaaaacagagattttttttttcttttgggggcattttgtttgacatgcatgccagctttcgctcatcccactattaaagtaaatctgttcttaaacgaaaatgtattggccgtgttatttcttttttgtgggatgtccaatttatatgtagaaatgcacatttgcaaaggtgacttagtactatgttgtcgtaaaagtggctcgccttttgattttgctctgccaatgtggctcttgtgaaaaaaatagtgaggatcactgcactacagagtaaggtgctcgctcactcagtacgccctgaaggctcgttgcaaaatggcttatgcgtttaacagaccagaaatagaagatcctccaataaccaacaggtctggtgtttgggtgcactttggattccctgttaaacgcattggccattttgcaacgagccttcagcgtgtattactgagtgagcgagcgcctgactgagtagcctaacataaacataagttggtgtttttttcttcttcgggggtgtcaggggcgttgcctgttacgtcgtttgggttattgggctaccttgttgaacgcatatcattatatttcacaattttttttattttccaaaatataattaattagtccaacgaaccattGGTTCagtacgaatacgcgtatcgttacacccaagggcgtagatttggtttgaacattgggggggttgaacgttttatgctgcccgttatttttttttcaaaaaattttttttatgtgtattgttattggataatttatttcttcctatctatctatctatctatctatctatctggcaacatgctttaactgattacaaattcaacatatacaaatatgaaagagacaacatttagacatttattttaagatttttacattccaccttaatgcattttaattttttttaaagggaaacatctttaaaacattaaaggcattaatgtatagcctaactttacaaagctgctgtttttctatactgtttcctattttattttattttattgattgaatggcatcttctttacctgatcacctgctcctcctctccctctgctgacttttctaccctgctgctatatttacctcgaatctgttataaaaacatgttaagagattatacacctcataaccttatgaaatttgtgtataatcatcattcataaaattctaacatagtagagattatcaaaagaaagaaattattgaaaccgccagtaggcggcagtgtttcactgttttaatgagttagccacttaaatcgttaattcatccaattcgttcaaaagtcagattaatttaggaataaaacaaacaccgatgtgaatacttttgtcgttgataattacagacactattgaaaaatatactagcaaaacagacagctgctttggtaacttgttatactgatagttatagttAAATACATTGctatggattagctagctaaaatatatgtggtgtgtactaactattacacaatattctcatacctcattctcagtacatgctttaattttttttgcatccctctctgaccagcagttaaatatagtccgctgtgcagcgcttctcttcatttttggcgctaacattaaccgtgtgctctcccattcaaacacctcTCGCTTGTTtcggtgaaagtgcgactcattggttgggcgttaccaatcggttcaaaggagggggagtattttttgtctgatttattatgacatactcatattggattaggaacaaaattatttttacaaaataaatgaattctattttttcatattatatttttcatttgatctactgtgattttcatgttgaaatattgggggggttgtaactgatggatttgaatattggggggttACCCCCCCCCATCCCCGCCACAAACTACGCCCCTGGTTACACCCCTATTAGAAAGTCATGAAAACATATTCATTTTGTTGTCAGGAGTGAGCAAGTCTACTGAACGAGCGCTGCTGTGCGCATGCGCACTAAACTAACTGAGCACAATCGAATAGGACAGCAGTAATTGTTAGGAAaatattctgataaaaaaaaatatagtttttggaCATTAAATGTGTCTTTTGTAGAATTTTAAACCAACATATAAAGTGTATTTTTATGATACCAGTAACTGCACATGGACTACTGTAATAGGTAAATCAAAAGTAAGCTTTTAGGCTACAGTACTAAttacaaagcttaaatgagttaaTGTGTGTTTCTTATAGCAGTTAAAATACAgtcattctttattatttattttcattttaatcagaatcagaatgttcTATTGTCATTATGCTCACACATAACGAAATTTTGTGTGAGACTCTCGGCTTAAAACAGTTATCATACAAAAAATGACACAGCAATTATATAAACAcaagcaatatataaatataaaatagaaataaatacctCAAGTAAACACCGGACACCAGAATACATTCAATAGCAGCAGAGTAAATATATATACTAGAGTATTAAAATCAAGTAGATTAAAAACAGTGCagcaatgcaaaacaatcagaGTTTTTGTATTCAAGTAAGTATTTTGCATCAGTAGGAGTAGGGTGCATGTGAGCGAGTAAGTGTGTGGCTATATAGGGAGGTTGCATGTGTGTTTGACTGCAAGGGAATGGAGGAGGGTGATAGCTTTCACAGCTCTGGGGAAAAAGCTGTTTTTGATtctggttgtggtggtcttgatGTTTCTGTACCGCCTTCCTGAAGGAAGCGGTACAAACAGTCCATTTCCCGGGTGGATGGGGTCGGCCACTATGCGGCTGGCCTTCTTCCTGATTCGGACAGCATATATCGTGTCCAGGTCTTGGAGATGGCAGCCCACAATCCTCTGAGCAGTTCTCACCACCCGTGCCAAGTCCTTCCTTTCCTTTGCAGTGCAGCTGCCATACCACACTGTTGCATTTAAGCAAAGTATGCTTTCTATTGTAGCACTGTAGAAGTTCTTGAGCAGCTGAGAGGAGAGTCCAGTACGTTTTAACTTCCTGAGGAAGAAAAGACGTTGTTGCGCCTTCTTCACCAGGTGTGATGTGTTGACAGACCAGGACAGGTCAGATGAAATATGGACGCCCAGGAACTTAATACTATCCACACGCTCCACTTCATCCCCCCGTATGCAAAGAGGAGCGTGCTTCGTCTTCCTGgacctcctgaagtccactatgaCCTCCTTGGTCTTGTTGGTGTTCAAAATAAGATTATTTGTTGAACACCAATGTATCAGGTGCTGGATCTCCTCTCTGTATTGAGTCTCATCATTGTCAGATATGAGACCCACCAcggtggtgtcgtctgcaaacttcacgAGCGTGTTTGTGGAATGAATAGCAGAACAGTCAAGAGTAAAGAGGCTGAAGAGGACCGGGCTGAGCACACAGCCCTGCGGTGTTCCAGTGTTCAGGATCAGGGTGGAAGATGTATAGTTCCCTATCCTCACCAACTGTGGACGATTTGTGAGAAAGTCCCTGATCCAGGAACACAGTGAAACTGATAGTCCCAGGTTGTGGAGCTTCAGCACCAGCTTATCCGGGAGAACAGTGTTAAAAGCTGAGCTGAAGTCCACGAATAGCATCCTAACATAAGTGTTGGGGTGCTGCAGGTGTGTCATGGCTATATGGAGTGCTAGCGAGACAGCATCCTCCGTAGAGCGGTTCTTCCTGTAAGCGAACTGAAGGCTGTCAAGTCCAACAGGGATAGCATCTCTGATGTAATTAAGGAGGATCCtctcaaaacacttcataatTACCGGGGttagggcaactggacgataatCATTGAGGCATGTGGCGACTGATTTTTTGGGTACAGGCACAATGATAGAGGTTTTGAGGCAAACAGGGACCATAGAAAGCTgcagggacaggttgaaaatgtccagGAAAACTCctgccagctggtcagcacatgaTTTCAGAGCCCAACCCGACACCTTATCGGGTCCTGCAGCCTTGTTGAtattgatgttctttagggtagAACACACTTGGTGCCGCTGCAGGACTAGGGGCTGGTGCTGCTCCTCTAGTTGGGGGAGGTGTACAGtctctctgctgctcactgaaTCAAAGCGTGCAAAGAAGCTGTTCAGGGTATCTGGCAGAGTGGGGTCATGGCTGACCTGCCGGTCACTGTGCTTATAGTCCGTAATGGTCCTTATACCTCTCCACATATTACGtggattgttgttgttgaaatgctCCTCAATGCGCTGTTTATATCTGAGTTTTGCTAATTGGATACCCTTTTTCAGTTCTTTCCGGGCCCTACTGTAAGCCAGCCTGTCTCCTGACCCGTAAGCTGCATCCCGGGCTTTAAGCAGGTGCCACACTGTGCCGtccatccatggcttctggttgggaAAAACCATAATGGTCTTTGTGGGCAGGACAACATCAGTGCAGTAATGAACATAGGACAGAACAGCAGAAGTATATTCCTCAAGATTAGCGCCCTGTTTGAACACATCCCAGTCTGTATGCTCGAAACAGTCTTGTAGTGCTGAGGAGGCCTCCTCAGTCCAGATCTGCACAGTTCTAGTAGTGGGTTTAGTCCTGCAGATCAGAGGTTTATAAGCCGGGATCAGCTTCACTGTGATGTGATCTGACATGCCCAGGTGTGGAGCTGCATGAGCTTTGTATGCTCCCGGAATGTTACAATAAACCTGATCCAGTGTATTATTTTCTCTGGTTGGAAAGTCAACGAATCTGTAAAATTTGGGAAGCACTGATTTCAGTTCTACATGGTTAAAGTCCCCAGCTACAATCACAGCTGCCTCTGGATTAGCGTTCATCTGCGTGCTAATCAGACAGTACAGCTCCTCCAGTGCTAATTTAGCATTAGCCCTCGGTGGTAAATAAActgctatgattataacagagcCAAGTTCTCTGACCAGTTTGAACGGTCTGCACTTCACTGCCATATATTCCAGATCAGGGGAGCAGAATGTTCCAATAAGACTAGTAGCAGTACACCACAAGTTATTAATGTAAAGCACCAAACCTCCGCCTTTGTTTTTGCCCGAAGCTGCGGTCCTGTCGGCTCGGAACAGAGAACGCCCCGCTAGCTCTACCGCAGCATCGGGTATGTTGTTATCCAGCCAGGTCTCGGTGACGATCGCCACACAGCTGTCCATCCTAATTCAGTTATGTTATTAGTTATTtatctaatggttagagagtcagccTTTTAAcccgaaggttgcaggttcgagtctctgtgctgtcaggagttgtaggtgggagggagtgaatgaacagcgctctctcccaccctcaatactcatggctaaagtgctcttgagcaaggcactgaattgctccccgggcgctggatctatagctgctcactgctccgggtgtgtgttcatggtgtgttcacttctaaatgctttgtgtgtgcacctggatgggttaaatgcagagcaccaattccaagtatgggttaccatacttcgcaaatgtcacgacttttcATATCACTAAGTTCCTGTTGGTCAGTAGAGAAGCTTAACCTGACAGTTTTAGCCTGCTTTAGACCAGGTTAGTCTCCCAGCATAAGTTGCCGCAGTAACTAAGCTTGATCTAGGGCCTATGTTAAATTTGCTTTATGAAgccaaatcatttgacaatgagtCAGACTACTGAAATAACCCTGTTTGgttaacttgttttatgaaacagacCTGGAGTCATTAAAAGTattgtttttcaaatattattactGGTTTTTCAAGTATTATTTTCTCCATTGCATCGAATCGCTGTAACGGTAGCGGGcccaaaacttaaataaaacgtCTAACTTAACTATACACagttcgggcgccagacaagctGAATCTTGTCAAAATACATATGCTATTTGTTGCTTTTTACCACGGAATGTCTCTATTAGCCACCGATTACAAACATAAATCAGAGTCTCACACAAAGAAAGTTAACCTTCACAGTTATATATTTTCACCAAACTAacaaggaaacaaaaaaaaaaaaataaaataattcacaaGTTCATTGTCATGTTATGTAGGTATATTTTCTTAAACAATGAAGGTAAGAAAATCACAAAACACCAACAAAGgagatcaaaaataaataataggaaAAGAATTATTATGCACCCTTAGTTTCACGCAACATTTCCTCAACAGGAGGTACTGGAAACAGAAAGgatgaaaaagtatatataaagtataaagaGATCACCTTGGtttgaattcaaaataaaaacatacgttcttcaacacaaaaaaaacaaatacagggaaaaaaaaatatatatataaatacttctaCACGCTAAATCAAATCAAACACCATGAAATGGAAAAAGTCTCTGACTTGGTGCGCTGTGATGAATGGGCGTGCTTGAATGTTCAGGTAGGTTTGCATGACGCGTgttagtgtagtgtgtgtgtttgcgaggAGCGCTGAGCTCGGCCGATAATGGCAGGGAggaaactgtttttcttttttgtgggttggAGTCTTTTAAACTAAGGAAGTTTAAACAGGAGTTCGTTCACCTGAGTAGCTCACTCGCTCTCGTCAGCCACAAAGACTACGTCGCCCTGCAACCAGCAGCCGAGAGTGCATGCCGCACTCAGTGATCGCCCTGGAAACTCGCGTCCGCTTCAGCAACCCAGACTGGCCCAAACAGCAGCGATGCGTTCAGTCTCACCAACTAGGCGGTTGTCTCAGGTAAtcggttttctctttctctcgttccttctctcacttctctctcctctttttgTTCCTCCTATAACTCCTCCTTATATACACACGTTTCCAATTACCGGTTAATTTACTTCCCTCCTCCATCCAGCCACACAGCAAAAAAACCTCCTCTTTTTCCCCCTCGCACTGCCACATCGCATTGTGTTGAATCGAATCGAAACGAAACGAAACGAAATATAATCGCACTACATCGAATCTTATCACGTTGGTAGCTGCTTCTTATGTATCTTTAAAGTATCGTATCGTTAACTATGTATCGAGATGTGTATTGTAGTCATGACAGGCTACTAcgacacatataaaaaaaaagttatatatatatgaccctggacagtgttggggagtaactagttacatgtaacggcgttacgtaatttaattacaaaattattgtaactgtaattagttacagttactacgaaaaaatgagtaattaaataacagttacttatgaaatttttaacgattacaaaggggattacatttgaatatttacacacatccacatacagatttaactgatttctttcccaaattgcactgactattctgagacatgccaccctgataatttccgggatgcggaaacacagtctggttcgtagaatccagtcataaaaacgaaatggaATATgccggaatatgccacattttggatgactaaatcaaaagtaggtcagtacacttgaatcaaaacatgacatcgactagtgtctgtgaatattaagccccacaaatgcaatatatgacttgcacattctgcctgtctgtggaaatcaggtgcggactggacaccgggagaaccgggacaattcccggtggcctggcagccgattttaccccactatttaatatcattattgtataattgcctgccgaatgtactaaagcgatcatttgcgaatccgccatttgataattaaatctctaataagtcaagtgttagtcatgactcgcgcgctctccgcgcctccgccaaacggtttggatcagactcagagtaatcaatgagagagagagagagagagagagagagagagagaataaagtggactgtggaagcgcacagctggagcagagaagcagaactgttcagggttttaggtcagtttcatctgtaaagatgcttttttgtctttttttttttttttttaatcaagcagcagcacgttgctcaccagccatcactcaaaatactaaagGACATCAtcattatctgttgtaatgttacagtaggaatttatctgaaaaaaattccgatttaattttaaattttaatatttaactataaatccagagaaaatggttactattgtttaaatgtgataaccaaaaatgtaaaagtattttacaaatgtatttatttaaaaataaatacaaatccatttgcaaaaaaaacaaaaaaaaaaacaaggttattttacttttatataggctaataaaagcaaggttaatttttgtaagggaaaaacatgactcgtgtacagtattaggatttttcta
The genomic region above belongs to Carassius carassius chromosome 3, fCarCar2.1, whole genome shotgun sequence and contains:
- the LOC132116194 gene encoding interleukin-8-like isoform X3: MMKFSASAFMLLICTAALLSTTEGAKPIQLRCECIKTHSDPIPFKLIQSLRVNDAGPHCKNEEIIATMKKGVTCLNPAKDWVISLKEKFKKRNLKRQQ
- the LOC132116194 gene encoding interleukin-8-like isoform X2, translating into MMKFSASAFMLLICTAALLSTTEGAKPIQLRCECIKTHSDPIPFKLIQSLRVNDAGPHCKNEEIIATMKKGVTCLNPAKDWVISLKEKFNKKNVTRQQ